A single region of the Halorubrum depositum genome encodes:
- a CDS encoding DUF5812 family protein: MTDEPTDTDEKESTFLVTHVESDSAVLKDVHDGQVHTLSSNPGLDVDDAVEATVAPDPPMEVTYRVIEVAARRPLSIEESEEPPTVHERELAAETPTGELAREPRAGEGEVHVLTPPEPDTEDAVADVIEDREATLSRAARLGVNRVEIRSEPGVVSVRYMP; the protein is encoded by the coding sequence ATGACCGACGAGCCGACGGATACGGACGAAAAAGAGAGCACGTTCCTCGTCACGCACGTCGAGAGCGACTCGGCGGTGCTGAAGGACGTCCACGACGGACAGGTCCACACCCTGAGCTCGAACCCGGGCCTCGACGTCGACGACGCGGTGGAGGCGACCGTCGCCCCCGACCCCCCGATGGAGGTCACGTACCGGGTGATCGAGGTGGCGGCGCGCCGACCACTCTCGATCGAGGAGAGCGAGGAGCCCCCGACCGTCCACGAGCGCGAGCTCGCGGCGGAGACGCCGACGGGGGAGCTCGCCCGCGAGCCCCGCGCCGGCGAGGGCGAGGTCCACGTGCTGACGCCGCCCGAGCCGGACACCGAGGACGCGGTCGCCGACGTGATCGAGGACCGCGAAGCGACGCTCTCTCGGGCGGCTCGGCTCGGAGTGAACCGCGTCGAGATCCGGTCGGAGCCGGGGGTCGTCAGCGTCCGCTACATGCCCTGA
- a CDS encoding TMEM165/GDT1 family protein, translating to MTYTEILIVAFAAQLAVLPGEKVQFMIAALSTRYDPKVVVAAAGSAFAGWTAVEIAFGQALQSALPGVVLDAVTAALFFAFAYLLYRSMPERDTGRVASSDGGTEATVAGAEPPDSPTVDADYADLDSVTLPGPLDRYEGSLGGFLPIFVLMATGEFGDKTQLVTIGLAVQYGATSAIWVGEMLAIIPISLANAYFFHTFAHRFDVRRAHIASAALFAFFGADTVLSIVAGFSVWETFIGAVSAAASALV from the coding sequence ATGACCTACACCGAGATACTGATCGTCGCGTTCGCGGCCCAGCTCGCTGTGCTTCCCGGCGAGAAGGTGCAGTTCATGATCGCCGCGCTGTCGACGCGGTACGACCCGAAGGTGGTCGTCGCGGCCGCCGGGTCGGCGTTCGCCGGCTGGACCGCGGTCGAGATCGCCTTCGGACAGGCGCTCCAGTCGGCGCTGCCGGGCGTCGTCCTCGACGCCGTGACCGCGGCGCTGTTTTTCGCGTTCGCGTACCTGCTGTACCGGTCGATGCCAGAGCGCGACACCGGTCGGGTCGCGTCCAGCGACGGCGGCACGGAGGCGACGGTCGCCGGCGCCGAGCCGCCGGATTCTCCGACGGTCGACGCCGACTACGCCGACCTCGACTCGGTGACGCTCCCCGGCCCGCTCGACCGGTACGAGGGGTCGCTCGGCGGCTTCCTCCCGATCTTCGTGCTCATGGCCACCGGCGAGTTCGGCGACAAGACGCAGCTGGTCACGATCGGGCTGGCGGTGCAGTACGGGGCGACCTCCGCGATCTGGGTCGGCGAGATGCTCGCGATCATCCCGATCAGCCTCGCGAACGCCTACTTCTTCCACACGTTCGCCCACCGCTTCGACGTGCGGCGCGCGCATATCGCCTCCGCGGCGCTGTTCGCCTTCTTCGGCGCCGACACGGTCCTCTCGATCGTCGCCGGCTTCTCGGTCTGGGAGACGTTCATCGGCGCCGTGAGCGCGGCGGCCTCGGCGCTCGTTTGA
- a CDS encoding preprotein translocase subunit SecD — MLEPIKNNWRILLLVVVVLGATVALFAPQFAPATAPGENQSEASQGITNLQYGLDLEGGTRVRAPLEGYTATGVDFAGDDPATVERAVADELEDVQLRDVSSSVGEDVRAVEVTDPSVTEEEFRAAMDASGYSYEGVRPGVTAETRDLTQSIIEGKINEAGLSGGSVQQVQSLSGEYFILVEVPGEGRSDVVDLLQERGTVQIDIAYPSGNGTAVDDGVLIQDDFENIGTASQREGTTRAYVPVNVRNTASGGQPSPAERFQQAVVDRGFPSSYQSEADRCEYDPETGELGNSNPCLLLTVNGEVVNSFGMDPGLADSMASGSWAERGSFELTTNEFSTAQEISVNLRAGALPAELDISGEGTSSTISATQGENYKNYSLVTGILAVFAVAGMVFLRYREPAVALPMIVTALAEVYALLGFAALVSYPIELAVIAGFIAVVGTGVDDLVIIADEVMSEGEVNSRKVFNSRFRRAFWVIGAAAATTIVAMSPLMVLSLGDLSGFAIFTILGVLIGVLITRPAYGDILRRLLTIR; from the coding sequence ATGCTCGAACCGATCAAGAACAACTGGCGCATCCTGCTCCTCGTCGTCGTCGTGCTCGGCGCGACGGTCGCGCTGTTCGCCCCGCAGTTCGCGCCCGCGACCGCGCCGGGTGAGAACCAGAGCGAGGCGAGCCAGGGGATCACGAACCTCCAGTACGGGCTGGACCTAGAGGGCGGCACCCGCGTGCGGGCCCCGCTGGAGGGGTACACCGCGACCGGCGTCGACTTCGCCGGCGACGACCCCGCGACGGTCGAACGGGCCGTCGCCGACGAGCTCGAGGACGTCCAGCTCCGCGACGTGAGCTCGAGCGTCGGCGAGGACGTCCGCGCCGTCGAGGTCACGGACCCGTCCGTGACCGAGGAGGAGTTCCGCGCGGCGATGGACGCCTCGGGGTACTCCTACGAGGGCGTCCGGCCCGGCGTGACCGCGGAGACCCGCGACCTCACGCAGAGCATCATCGAAGGCAAGATCAACGAGGCGGGGCTCTCCGGCGGGAGCGTCCAGCAGGTCCAGTCGCTCTCCGGCGAGTACTTCATCCTCGTCGAGGTGCCCGGCGAGGGACGAAGCGACGTCGTCGACCTGCTTCAGGAGCGGGGGACGGTCCAGATCGACATCGCGTACCCGAGCGGGAACGGGACCGCCGTCGACGACGGAGTGCTCATCCAGGACGACTTCGAGAACATCGGTACGGCCTCCCAGCGCGAGGGGACCACCCGCGCGTACGTGCCCGTGAACGTTCGGAACACGGCCTCCGGCGGCCAGCCGTCGCCGGCGGAGCGGTTCCAGCAGGCCGTCGTCGACCGCGGGTTCCCCTCGTCGTACCAGTCGGAGGCGGACCGCTGCGAGTACGACCCCGAGACGGGCGAGCTCGGCAACTCGAACCCCTGTCTCCTGCTCACCGTCAACGGCGAGGTCGTCAACTCCTTCGGGATGGACCCGGGGCTCGCCGACAGCATGGCGAGCGGCTCGTGGGCCGAGCGCGGGAGCTTCGAGCTGACCACCAACGAGTTCTCGACGGCCCAGGAGATCTCGGTCAACCTGCGCGCCGGCGCGCTGCCGGCGGAACTGGACATCAGCGGCGAGGGGACTTCCAGCACGATCTCCGCCACGCAGGGCGAGAACTACAAGAACTACTCGCTGGTGACGGGGATCCTCGCGGTGTTCGCGGTCGCGGGCATGGTGTTCCTGCGCTACCGCGAGCCCGCGGTGGCGCTGCCGATGATCGTCACGGCGCTCGCGGAGGTGTACGCCCTGCTCGGCTTCGCGGCGCTGGTGAGCTACCCGATCGAGCTGGCGGTCATCGCCGGCTTCATCGCGGTCGTCGGGACCGGCGTCGACGACCTCGTGATCATCGCCGACGAGGTGATGAGCGAGGGCGAGGTGAACTCCCGGAAGGTTTTCAACTCCCGGTTCCGCCGGGCCTTCTGGGTCATCGGCGCCGCCGCCGCGACGACGATCGTCGCGATGTCGCCGCTGATGGTGCTCTCGCTCGGGGACCTCTCCGGGTTCGCGATCTTCACCATCCTCGGCGTCCTGATCGGCGTCCTGATCACGCGGCCCGCCTACGGCGACATCCTGCGCCGCCTGCTGACGATCCGGTGA
- the secF gene encoding protein translocase subunit SecF yields MVAIEVPEVNYTEYSNRQLVAVPLAVLALALAIILGWYLVTGAPANLGLAFTGGVELRIADDGGNVEERIETEFDRQPDSIRSIPADDVYVVTFRAADEDPEGLAEGLEQQADDAGLTTTAVDQVSPSFAGDTARTAVFGVALAFLGMSVLVFALFRTFVPSLAVVASAFSDLVIPVAVMNLLGIQMTLGTIAALLMIIGYSVDSDILLNNSVLRRTGDFYESVSRAMRTGVTMTLTSMAAMIVMAVVATLFGVDLLRNIGIILSVGLCADLMNTYLLNVSLLRWYKFEGVKR; encoded by the coding sequence ATGGTAGCGATCGAGGTACCGGAGGTCAACTACACCGAGTACTCGAACCGGCAGCTCGTGGCGGTCCCGCTCGCGGTCCTCGCTCTCGCGCTCGCGATCATCCTGGGATGGTATCTCGTCACGGGAGCGCCGGCGAACCTCGGGCTGGCGTTCACGGGCGGCGTCGAGCTCCGGATAGCCGACGACGGCGGTAACGTCGAGGAACGCATCGAAACCGAGTTCGACAGGCAGCCCGACTCGATCCGGTCGATCCCCGCGGACGACGTGTACGTCGTCACCTTCCGCGCGGCCGACGAGGACCCGGAAGGACTGGCCGAGGGTCTCGAGCAACAGGCCGACGACGCGGGGCTCACCACGACCGCGGTCGACCAGGTGTCGCCGAGCTTCGCCGGCGACACGGCCCGGACCGCGGTGTTCGGAGTCGCGCTGGCGTTCCTCGGGATGAGCGTGCTCGTGTTCGCGCTGTTCCGGACGTTCGTCCCCTCGCTCGCGGTGGTCGCCTCGGCGTTCTCCGACCTGGTCATCCCCGTCGCGGTGATGAACCTCCTCGGGATCCAGATGACACTCGGGACGATCGCGGCGCTGCTGATGATCATCGGCTACAGCGTCGACTCAGACATCCTGTTGAACAACTCCGTGCTGCGGCGGACGGGCGACTTCTACGAGTCGGTGAGCCGCGCGATGCGGACCGGGGTCACGATGACGCTCACGTCGATGGCCGCGATGATCGTGATGGCGGTCGTCGCGACCCTCTTCGGCGTCGACCTCCTGCGGAACATCGGGATCATCCTCTCGGTCGGCCTCTGTGCGGACCTGATGAACACGTACCTGCTGAACGTCTCGCTGCTCCGCTGGTACAAGTTCGAGGGGGTGAAGCGCTAA